A genomic segment from Legionella quinlivanii encodes:
- a CDS encoding 3-phosphoglycerate dehydrogenase family protein, which translates to MYSIQIIDNISSKGLELFNKERYELGKDFNNPDAMLVRSSKLHDYQFSEQLKAVGRAGIGTDNIPVDKLTKLGIPVFFAPGANSNAVKELVLAALLISYRNLEQSHSFLSSLANDRQSDMHQEIESRKKQFVGREIYGKALGVVGLGNIGVKVANAALALGMKVIAYDPFITVNNALALMPGVGIVRSLPELLGAADIVTLHVPLMSNTTYLINESNIHLFKKSAMLMNFSREKVVCEQAILKQLNDDLLMSYVTDFPTVELANHPRVLCFPHLGASTVEAEENSASMVVQSVTHYLEQGIIENAVNFPPTVMPSLGQTGIQRILIINRNIKGIIAEVTNVLSTDGYNIEQMVNTSMGEIAVNLIDVSCQNCEDRPLHTKIQAIEDVIKVRII; encoded by the coding sequence ATGTATAGCATTCAAATTATCGATAACATCTCTTCAAAGGGGCTGGAATTGTTTAACAAGGAACGCTACGAACTGGGAAAGGATTTTAACAATCCGGATGCGATGCTGGTGCGTTCCAGTAAATTGCATGATTATCAATTTTCCGAGCAGTTAAAGGCGGTCGGACGGGCTGGAATAGGCACTGATAACATTCCTGTAGACAAGCTGACCAAACTTGGGATCCCGGTATTTTTCGCTCCAGGCGCCAATTCAAACGCGGTCAAGGAATTGGTACTCGCCGCCCTCTTAATCAGCTATCGAAATCTCGAGCAAAGCCACTCCTTTTTAAGCAGCCTGGCGAATGACCGGCAAAGCGATATGCATCAGGAAATTGAATCGCGCAAAAAGCAGTTTGTCGGTCGGGAAATCTACGGAAAAGCGCTGGGCGTAGTAGGCTTAGGCAATATTGGGGTTAAAGTCGCTAATGCAGCCCTTGCTTTAGGGATGAAAGTCATCGCCTACGATCCCTTTATTACCGTGAATAATGCACTTGCTTTAATGCCCGGAGTGGGTATCGTCAGAAGTTTGCCCGAATTGCTAGGTGCTGCGGATATCGTGACCTTGCATGTGCCATTAATGAGTAATACAACCTATCTAATCAATGAAAGCAATATTCATCTTTTTAAAAAGAGCGCCATGCTAATGAATTTTTCCCGGGAAAAAGTGGTTTGTGAACAAGCGATTCTTAAGCAATTGAATGATGATTTATTAATGAGTTATGTCACTGACTTTCCCACCGTAGAACTGGCAAATCATCCCCGAGTGCTTTGCTTTCCCCATCTGGGAGCAAGTACCGTAGAAGCGGAGGAAAACTCCGCCAGCATGGTGGTTCAAAGCGTGACACATTATCTTGAGCAGGGCATTATTGAAAATGCCGTCAATTTTCCTCCAACTGTCATGCCTTCACTGGGACAAACCGGGATACAACGCATCTTAATCATCAATCGAAATATTAAGGGGATTATTGCCGAAGTCACCAATGTACTGTCAACCGACGGCTATAACATTGAACAGATGGTTAATACGTCAATGGGAGAGATAGCGGTCAATCTTATCGATGTATCCTGTCAGAATTGCGAAGACCGCCCTCTCCACACTAAAATTCAGGCGATTGAGGATGTGATAAAAGTCCGAATCATATGA
- a CDS encoding HAD-IB family phosphatase, whose protein sequence is MLKRGRLSMHPIEPIQKIFFDCDGTLALIEGINVIAELNGVGKKVGDITLKCMSETGMLPEAYRQRLHLVKPTAAQICNLGSLYIEHVTPGAREVIECLNFLNKEVYIISAGIKAAIQPFAQYLGIPTANVLAVDVFFDENEQYKCFDEDSYMVYPDGKSRQINAVNRLRPGTSALIGDGVSDLEAKRVVNRFIGYGGFSIKERVRQDADFFVASPNLMPLLFLCLTEQEYQQIKNFNENYYQESLCQQALGEISIKEF, encoded by the coding sequence ATGCTTAAGCGAGGACGATTATCCATGCATCCAATCGAGCCTATACAAAAAATTTTTTTTGACTGTGACGGCACATTGGCACTAATTGAGGGCATTAATGTTATCGCTGAACTCAATGGCGTGGGAAAAAAGGTTGGGGATATTACCCTGAAATGTATGTCCGAAACCGGAATGCTGCCTGAGGCTTACCGACAACGTTTGCATCTGGTTAAACCCACCGCAGCACAAATATGCAATCTGGGCTCTCTTTATATAGAGCATGTGACGCCCGGAGCCAGAGAAGTCATCGAATGCCTGAATTTTTTAAACAAAGAGGTTTATATCATTTCCGCAGGCATTAAAGCTGCCATCCAGCCCTTTGCTCAGTATCTGGGAATTCCAACCGCCAATGTTTTAGCGGTTGACGTATTCTTTGATGAAAATGAACAGTATAAGTGCTTTGATGAAGATTCTTACATGGTATATCCCGACGGCAAAAGCCGCCAGATTAATGCCGTTAATCGTTTACGACCAGGAACCAGTGCGCTCATTGGTGACGGGGTGAGCGATCTGGAAGCAAAACGGGTGGTTAATCGCTTTATCGGCTATGGCGGATTCAGTATTAAAGAACGAGTCAGACAGGATGCTGATTTTTTTGTCGCCTCTCCCAATTTAATGCCGCTGCTGTTTCTCTGTTTAACTGAGCAGGAGTATCAGCAAATTAAGAATTTTAATGAAAACTATTACCAGGAAAGCCTCTGCCAGCAAGCGCTAGGAGAGATTTCGATTAAGGAGTTCTGA
- the serC gene encoding 3-phosphoserine/phosphohydroxythreonine transaminase, which produces MMINFGAGPAKLPQPVLQQIQNNFFNWQNTGVSILELGHRTVEFAALGERLEALVRRLLRVPAEYSILFLPGGAQIQFAIAAMNLIGSAKTLNYVETGHWSATAIKEARKYAEVNIVASSREQQFCTIPARETWEINPEGAYLHFTDNETIGGLEFDQIPVVDDMPLVSDMSSNLFSRPLNFTGMGVIYACAQKNLGIAGMSVVIVRKDLLDRAHPATPDVFNYAVQQKNNSMLCTPTTFAWYVAVLVLEWLENEGGVEEIGKRNDEKARLLYDYLDSSRFYVNFIDPRYRSRMNVPFILKNAELEKTFFKLAEEQGLLYLQGHRSVGGARASLYNAMTLEEVKTLIQFLKQFAKDHA; this is translated from the coding sequence ATGATGATTAACTTCGGAGCGGGTCCTGCCAAACTTCCACAGCCGGTCCTTCAGCAGATTCAAAATAATTTTTTTAATTGGCAAAACACAGGCGTATCCATTCTTGAATTGGGGCATCGTACGGTAGAATTTGCAGCCTTAGGCGAGAGGCTGGAAGCCCTGGTACGACGATTATTAAGGGTTCCTGCAGAGTATTCTATCCTGTTTTTACCAGGCGGGGCTCAAATTCAGTTTGCCATCGCCGCCATGAATTTGATCGGTTCCGCAAAAACGCTGAATTACGTCGAAACAGGCCACTGGTCGGCCACTGCAATTAAAGAAGCGAGAAAATATGCCGAGGTGAATATCGTTGCCTCCAGCAGAGAACAGCAGTTCTGTACCATTCCTGCACGAGAAACATGGGAGATTAATCCAGAAGGGGCTTATTTACATTTTACAGATAATGAAACCATCGGCGGTCTGGAGTTCGATCAAATTCCAGTTGTGGATGACATGCCTTTAGTCAGCGACATGAGTTCCAATCTCTTTTCCCGACCGCTGAATTTTACAGGGATGGGCGTGATTTATGCCTGTGCACAGAAAAATCTGGGTATCGCCGGGATGAGTGTGGTGATAGTCCGCAAGGATTTGCTGGATCGTGCCCATCCTGCCACTCCGGACGTTTTCAATTATGCCGTGCAGCAAAAAAATAATTCAATGCTTTGCACCCCCACCACTTTTGCCTGGTATGTCGCCGTTCTTGTACTTGAATGGCTGGAAAATGAAGGCGGCGTTGAGGAAATAGGGAAACGGAACGATGAGAAGGCCAGATTATTATACGACTACCTGGATAGCAGCAGGTTTTATGTGAATTTTATTGATCCACGCTATCGCTCCCGTATGAATGTTCCTTTTATTTTAAAAAACGCCGAGCTGGAAAAAACCTTTTTCAAATTAGCAGAAGAACAGGGCTTGCTCTATCTTCAAGGGCATCGGAGTGTGGGAGGCGCACGGGCAAGTCTTTATAACGCGATGACTTTAGAAGAAGTCAAAACGCTTATTCAGTTTTTAAAACAATTTGCAAAAGATCATGCTTAA
- the aceB gene encoding malate synthase A produces the protein MEITTIKIIPDYAQEYERLLNNDVKKFLFLLETEFGQQRKNLLEIRHKKQAAYDQGVLPNFLDETKSIREGTWTAAHIPDDLLDRRVEITGPVDRKMIINALNSGANVFMADFEDSNSPTWENCIQGQLNLIDAVNGTIDYSDAVSGKQYRLKDKTATLMVRPRGWHLDEAHVLVNNQPISASLFDFGLFFYHNAKTLLSKGSGPYFYLPKMESHLEARLWNQVFVFAQNYIGIPQGSIRATVLIETISAAFEMDEIIYELKDHSAGLNCGRWDYIFSFIKKFRNRPDFVLPDRQEVTMTQHFLKSYVDLLIATCHKRGVHAMGGMAAQIPIRNDEKANEEAMKKVLADKQREVLAGHDGTWVAHPGLIPIALEAFNAHMKTPNQIATAQKKADIRQEDLVTIPKGNITEKGIRNNISVGIQYITAWLTGNGCVPINNLMEDAATAEICRAQLWQWLKFNALINNNIVFTKDLFLNMVDEEFISLQQTGLPRHALETATKLFTEMVCKPHFDEFLTLPAYKILTAQKESTYE, from the coding sequence ATGGAAATAACAACTATAAAAATAATTCCTGACTATGCTCAAGAATATGAAAGGCTTTTAAACAATGATGTAAAAAAATTCCTTTTTCTTTTAGAAACGGAATTTGGCCAGCAAAGAAAAAATTTATTGGAAATACGGCATAAAAAGCAGGCCGCTTATGATCAAGGGGTACTTCCCAATTTTCTGGATGAAACCAAATCAATACGAGAAGGTACATGGACTGCTGCTCACATCCCTGATGATTTACTGGACAGGCGTGTGGAGATCACGGGACCTGTCGATCGCAAAATGATCATTAACGCACTCAATAGTGGCGCGAATGTCTTTATGGCTGATTTTGAAGATTCGAATTCACCCACCTGGGAGAATTGCATTCAGGGGCAATTGAATTTAATCGATGCGGTCAATGGAACAATTGACTATAGCGATGCAGTTTCGGGTAAACAGTATCGGCTTAAGGATAAAACCGCGACCCTCATGGTCAGACCCCGCGGATGGCATTTGGATGAAGCCCATGTTCTGGTGAACAATCAACCGATTTCTGCCTCCTTATTCGATTTTGGCCTGTTTTTCTATCATAATGCCAAAACACTGCTTTCTAAAGGAAGCGGCCCCTATTTCTATTTGCCCAAAATGGAGTCTCATCTTGAGGCCAGGTTGTGGAATCAAGTATTTGTTTTTGCACAGAATTATATCGGTATTCCGCAAGGCAGCATCCGCGCTACGGTATTAATTGAAACCATCAGTGCGGCTTTTGAGATGGATGAAATCATTTATGAGCTTAAGGACCATTCAGCGGGTTTAAACTGTGGACGCTGGGATTATATTTTCAGTTTTATCAAGAAATTCAGAAATCGTCCTGATTTTGTATTGCCTGATCGACAGGAAGTCACCATGACCCAGCATTTCCTCAAATCCTATGTGGATTTGCTGATTGCCACCTGTCATAAACGCGGAGTGCATGCAATGGGTGGAATGGCTGCACAAATTCCTATCCGCAATGATGAAAAGGCCAATGAAGAGGCGATGAAAAAAGTGCTGGCGGACAAACAGCGTGAAGTGCTGGCCGGGCATGATGGTACCTGGGTTGCGCATCCCGGTTTAATCCCGATTGCTTTGGAAGCATTCAATGCACATATGAAAACGCCCAATCAGATTGCCACTGCACAAAAAAAAGCAGACATAAGGCAAGAGGATCTGGTTACTATTCCCAAAGGCAATATTACTGAAAAAGGTATAAGAAATAACATCAGTGTGGGGATCCAGTATATCACCGCCTGGTTGACTGGTAATGGCTGCGTGCCAATTAATAATTTAATGGAAGATGCGGCGACAGCGGAGATTTGCCGTGCGCAGTTATGGCAATGGCTGAAGTTTAACGCCTTGATTAATAATAATATTGTTTTTACAAAAGACTTGTTTTTAAACATGGTTGATGAAGAATTTATCAGCTTGCAACAAACCGGTTTGCCCAGACATGCATTGGAGACAGCGACAAAATTGTTTACGGAAATGGTGTGCAAGCCTCATTTTGACGAGTTTCTAACCCTGCCAGCCTATAAAATCTTGACCGCACAGAAGGAATCCACTTATGAATAA
- the aceA gene encoding isocitrate lyase → MNKHDQIIELETDWKNNSRWKGIKRPYSAKDVVQLRPSLQIEYTLARHGANKLWALLNSNKPVTGLGCLTGNQAVQAVQAGLQVIYCSGWQVAGDNNSSGRMYPDQSLYPVDSVPRLVETINNALKRTDEIHCLNDDHSIDWYAPIIADAEAGFGGNLNAFELMKHMIRAGASAVHFEDQLSSAKKCGHMGGKVLIPSSEAVNKLIAARLATDVKGVPTLIIARTDADAASLLTSDHDERDMVFLTGKRSSEGFYYVKSGIEQAISRGLTYAPYADVVWCETSKPNIAEAREFAQAIHEKYPGKLLCYNCSPSFNWKANLSEHDLRTFREQLFEMGYKYQFITLAGWHSLNLGMFEIARAYAKEGMYAYSQMQQREIAQEEHGFRATKHQSFVGTGYFDAVQNTIMQNQTSTTALDGSTEKDQF, encoded by the coding sequence ATGAATAAGCATGATCAAATTATCGAACTCGAAACTGATTGGAAAAATAATTCTCGGTGGAAAGGAATTAAACGTCCCTATAGCGCCAAAGATGTCGTTCAACTAAGACCATCGCTTCAAATTGAATATACTCTTGCCAGACATGGGGCGAATAAATTATGGGCTTTATTGAACAGCAATAAACCAGTGACTGGTTTGGGCTGTCTTACGGGTAATCAGGCGGTACAGGCCGTGCAGGCGGGGCTCCAGGTCATCTACTGTTCAGGCTGGCAGGTAGCCGGGGATAACAACAGCTCAGGCAGAATGTACCCTGATCAAAGCTTGTACCCTGTGGATTCTGTACCCCGTCTGGTTGAGACCATTAATAATGCACTGAAACGTACCGACGAAATTCATTGTTTGAATGATGATCATTCCATCGACTGGTATGCCCCTATTATTGCCGATGCCGAGGCTGGCTTTGGCGGCAATCTGAATGCGTTTGAACTGATGAAGCATATGATCAGAGCAGGGGCCTCTGCGGTTCATTTTGAGGATCAACTCTCTTCGGCTAAAAAATGCGGCCACATGGGCGGCAAGGTGCTGATTCCCAGCAGCGAAGCGGTTAATAAATTAATCGCCGCAAGACTTGCTACGGATGTCAAAGGCGTGCCCACTCTTATTATTGCGCGGACTGATGCCGACGCGGCTTCCTTATTAACCAGTGATCATGATGAACGCGACATGGTGTTTTTGACGGGCAAGCGTTCCAGTGAGGGATTTTATTACGTTAAAAGCGGTATTGAACAAGCCATCAGCCGAGGGTTGACTTATGCACCCTATGCGGATGTAGTCTGGTGTGAAACCTCCAAACCCAATATTGCCGAGGCCAGAGAGTTTGCACAGGCAATTCATGAAAAATATCCTGGCAAGTTACTCTGCTACAATTGCTCGCCCTCATTTAACTGGAAAGCGAATTTAAGTGAACATGATTTACGCACGTTCCGTGAGCAGCTCTTTGAAATGGGTTACAAATATCAGTTTATTACCCTTGCCGGCTGGCATAGTCTGAATCTGGGCATGTTTGAAATTGCCAGGGCCTATGCTAAAGAGGGTATGTATGCCTATTCTCAAATGCAGCAGCGAGAAATAGCTCAGGAAGAACATGGGTTTAGAGCAACGAAACATCAGTCTTTTGTCGGAACCGGTTATTTTGATGCGGTACAAAATACCATTATGCAAAATCAGACGTCTACCACTGCGTTGGATGGCAGTACCGAAAAGGATCAATTCTAA
- a CDS encoding L,D-transpeptidase family protein yields the protein MKIKAIPLLMFLFLPFASFGSSTCPLPSGINVNTSKRVLNICEHGSVVKTFKVALGFKGVGKKRAGDNKTPVGLYGLAYPRKSNKYDVFIPILYPTSKQRAAGYSGRDVGIHGPAQSASALGWFGNLPFSTRGCIAVGKNNYIEYVAKWVKANPGAKVLIV from the coding sequence ATGAAAATAAAAGCAATTCCTTTATTAATGTTTCTCTTTCTTCCTTTCGCTTCATTTGGCAGCTCAACCTGTCCTTTGCCAAGTGGTATCAACGTGAACACCAGCAAGCGGGTTTTAAATATTTGTGAACATGGCAGCGTTGTCAAAACCTTTAAAGTCGCGCTTGGTTTCAAAGGTGTGGGAAAAAAACGCGCCGGGGATAACAAAACGCCGGTGGGCTTATATGGCTTGGCTTATCCAAGAAAGTCCAATAAATACGACGTATTTATCCCTATCCTTTATCCTACTTCAAAGCAGCGGGCTGCCGGCTACTCAGGCCGGGATGTGGGGATTCATGGACCTGCTCAATCAGCCAGTGCCCTGGGCTGGTTTGGTAATTTACCTTTCTCAACGCGTGGATGCATTGCGGTTGGCAAAAATAACTACATCGAATATGTAGCGAAGTGGGTTAAAGCCAATCCTGGCGCAAAGGTATTGATTGTTTAG
- a CDS encoding TolC family protein, with the protein MRFLFWLGLSIVVLFNQTLAASTLTFKQALAIACRNNPELQIEIDKAHALRGYFIQSGLYPNPQLTLTAENFGGSGSYTSYEAAETTASITQPIPLGGRLSYLKQASYADYLASLAQIKVQQTVLYAAVGVAYVDALYANQWHQVTKKLIRLNQNIVDSIERRVKAGAGAELDLRLAQIRLGETIIQEKKAGRDTLIQRAKLARLLGEPLRVEQTLVDKGLPGITLNWSDLKKKIPQSPQMIQVRLQLQAKRAGITATKKSVWPDLNVQLGGRHFSDDGSNAAVMSVFAEAPVYNRNQGKIVAAEAQYTQATHQYKATDLDLHQDVYNAFLLAEQNQYEADVVTRSLLPLARKSIKLAQEGYQMGRYSYTELSIALNSLYDEERHYQQAHAEYHKALIQLTGLLGLNPVKESQ; encoded by the coding sequence ATGCGTTTTCTTTTTTGGCTAGGCCTTTCAATAGTGGTTCTGTTCAACCAGACACTGGCTGCATCAACCCTTACTTTCAAGCAGGCTTTGGCGATTGCCTGTCGCAATAATCCAGAGTTACAGATCGAAATTGATAAAGCACATGCCCTGCGAGGCTATTTTATTCAAAGCGGTTTGTATCCGAATCCACAATTAACCCTGACTGCAGAAAATTTTGGCGGTTCTGGCAGCTACACCAGTTACGAAGCTGCGGAAACCACTGCTTCTATCACCCAGCCTATTCCTTTGGGCGGCAGACTGAGCTATCTCAAGCAGGCAAGTTATGCGGATTATCTGGCTTCACTGGCGCAGATTAAAGTTCAGCAGACTGTACTCTATGCCGCTGTCGGTGTGGCCTATGTGGATGCGCTCTATGCCAATCAATGGCATCAGGTAACCAAAAAACTGATTCGTTTGAACCAGAATATTGTCGATTCTATTGAACGGCGGGTAAAAGCAGGGGCGGGTGCGGAGCTTGATCTGCGTTTAGCGCAGATTCGCTTGGGAGAAACGATTATCCAGGAAAAAAAAGCCGGGAGGGATACTTTAATACAGCGGGCCAAACTGGCGCGTTTACTGGGTGAGCCGTTAAGAGTGGAGCAGACTTTGGTGGATAAAGGCTTGCCCGGGATTACCCTGAATTGGTCCGATTTAAAGAAAAAGATTCCTCAGAGTCCGCAAATGATCCAGGTGAGGTTGCAGTTACAGGCAAAACGCGCCGGGATTACCGCGACTAAAAAATCGGTATGGCCTGATTTGAATGTTCAGTTAGGAGGACGTCATTTTTCTGATGACGGCAGCAATGCGGCGGTAATGTCTGTTTTTGCTGAAGCGCCTGTTTATAATCGTAATCAGGGAAAAATTGTCGCAGCGGAAGCGCAATACACACAGGCGACTCACCAGTATAAGGCAACGGACCTGGATCTTCATCAAGACGTTTATAACGCTTTTCTGCTGGCCGAGCAAAATCAATATGAGGCTGATGTCGTCACCCGCTCCTTATTGCCTCTGGCGCGAAAATCGATCAAACTGGCTCAGGAAGGTTATCAGATGGGGCGTTATTCCTATACGGAATTATCCATTGCACTCAATAGTCTGTATGATGAAGAGCGCCATTATCAGCAGGCCCATGCTGAATATCACAAAGCCTTAATTCAACTTACTGGACTGTTGGGATTAAATCCGGTTAAGGAAAGCCAATGA
- a CDS encoding efflux RND transporter periplasmic adaptor subunit — MKISLLVIFFAFNSLLFANTPQKGPQGGHLLKQGAIAVELLIFERAMPPHFRAYFYENGKIVSPKQAALSVQLTRFDGKKELIRFLPVDNFLQSQEIISEPHSFDVAVRLQWKDKQFSWHYSTYEGRVKIMPELLKAAEIKLSIAQEQTIKTRLKVYGKIVPNRDTLAPIYARYSGIIKSMTKNLGQEVKKDDTLAVIESNESLQEYTIKAPIAGTVVQKYATNGELAQDTKPIYEIANLANVWADFTLYRKDAPLVKPGMQVIVSGDDGNSSAVTTLTYISPLGIEDSQTTLARAILPNENRSWLPGMYVNGAIIIKEKKVPVAVALSAIQQMNGQDVVFVQQGNYFEATPITLGEQDDQWAEVLSGLDAGQHYVSQNSYFLKAEIGKEGASHDH, encoded by the coding sequence ATGAAAATCAGCCTGCTGGTTATTTTTTTTGCATTCAATTCATTGCTGTTTGCAAATACCCCCCAAAAAGGGCCGCAGGGTGGACATTTGCTGAAGCAGGGAGCCATTGCAGTAGAGCTTTTAATTTTTGAAAGAGCGATGCCCCCTCATTTCCGAGCCTATTTTTATGAAAATGGCAAGATAGTTTCGCCAAAGCAAGCGGCCCTTAGTGTTCAATTAACCCGTTTTGACGGCAAGAAAGAATTAATCCGTTTTCTACCCGTCGACAATTTTTTACAAAGCCAGGAAATCATTTCAGAGCCTCATTCCTTTGATGTCGCAGTTCGGCTGCAATGGAAGGATAAACAATTCAGCTGGCATTACTCGACCTATGAAGGGCGTGTAAAAATTATGCCCGAACTGCTTAAAGCTGCCGAGATTAAGCTTTCTATAGCCCAGGAACAAACGATAAAAACACGTTTAAAAGTGTATGGGAAAATAGTTCCAAATCGGGATACGCTCGCGCCTATTTATGCGCGGTATTCCGGAATTATTAAGTCAATGACCAAGAATCTGGGTCAAGAGGTAAAGAAAGACGATACATTGGCCGTCATTGAGAGCAATGAAAGCTTGCAGGAGTACACCATCAAGGCGCCTATTGCCGGAACCGTAGTGCAAAAGTATGCGACTAATGGTGAACTGGCGCAGGATACCAAGCCTATCTATGAGATTGCCAATCTTGCCAATGTCTGGGCTGATTTTACCTTGTATCGAAAGGATGCTCCGCTGGTGAAGCCTGGGATGCAGGTCATTGTTAGCGGTGATGACGGTAATAGCAGTGCTGTCACCACCCTGACTTATATTTCACCTCTGGGGATTGAGGACAGCCAGACCACACTTGCCCGTGCCATACTGCCAAATGAAAATCGCTCCTGGTTACCCGGAATGTATGTTAATGGTGCAATTATTATTAAAGAAAAAAAAGTGCCTGTGGCGGTGGCGCTTTCTGCTATTCAGCAGATGAACGGCCAGGATGTGGTATTTGTGCAACAGGGAAATTATTTTGAAGCCACCCCGATTACGCTGGGAGAACAGGATGATCAATGGGCTGAAGTGCTTTCAGGCCTTGATGCGGGTCAGCATTACGTGAGTCAGAACAGCTACTTTCTGAAAGCGGAAATTGGCAAGGAAGGGGCCAGCCATGACCATTAG